A single window of Halococcus saccharolyticus DSM 5350 DNA harbors:
- the arcC gene encoding carbamate kinase: protein MTRESESGAEPESEADEDASEYEPIGDDPKFDLDVEPPRFWGTPREKPLCVVALGGNAIKPPDAEGTFAEQMEAVERTAAQVVELMKAGYKVVLTHGNGPQVGSLLLQQEQGEPPAQPLEACGAMSQGWIGYMLCQQMYRQLEQRWKHVPVATILTQTVIDPDDPALENPTKPVGPFVDAAKADEMREAGMTVREVRDTGDTDYRRVVPSPEPKGIVEETPVKRLIDQRDLVICGGGGGVPVARHRGEIDGYDAVVDKDRLTQVIGHVLDADILVILTDADGAYVDFGTPDERRIDEASAAEMREHLDDGQFPEGSMGPKVAAACEFVEGDSERERRAVIASLDNAVDALESGDGTTVVE, encoded by the coding sequence GTGACTCGAGAATCCGAATCGGGAGCGGAACCGGAATCCGAAGCCGACGAAGACGCCTCGGAGTACGAACCCATCGGCGACGACCCCAAGTTCGATCTCGACGTCGAGCCGCCTCGGTTCTGGGGGACGCCGCGCGAGAAGCCGCTGTGTGTGGTCGCTCTCGGCGGGAACGCGATCAAGCCGCCCGACGCCGAGGGCACCTTCGCCGAGCAGATGGAGGCGGTCGAGCGAACTGCGGCCCAGGTCGTCGAGCTGATGAAGGCGGGCTACAAGGTCGTCCTCACCCACGGCAACGGCCCGCAGGTGGGCTCGCTCCTCCTCCAACAGGAGCAGGGCGAGCCGCCGGCCCAGCCGCTCGAAGCCTGCGGCGCGATGTCCCAGGGCTGGATCGGGTACATGCTCTGCCAGCAGATGTACCGCCAGCTCGAACAGCGCTGGAAGCACGTCCCGGTGGCGACGATCCTGACCCAGACCGTCATCGATCCCGACGATCCGGCGCTTGAGAACCCCACCAAGCCGGTCGGGCCGTTCGTCGACGCAGCGAAGGCCGACGAGATGCGCGAGGCTGGCATGACAGTCAGAGAGGTCCGCGACACCGGCGACACCGACTACCGCCGAGTGGTTCCCTCGCCAGAGCCGAAGGGCATCGTCGAGGAAACGCCCGTCAAGCGGTTGATCGACCAGCGCGACCTCGTGATCTGCGGCGGCGGCGGCGGTGTGCCGGTCGCGCGCCACCGCGGCGAGATCGACGGCTACGACGCCGTCGTGGACAAGGATCGACTGACCCAGGTCATCGGCCACGTTCTCGACGCCGACATCCTCGTCATCCTGACCGACGCCGACGGGGCGTACGTCGACTTCGGAACGCCCGACGAGCGCCGGATCGACGAGGCGAGCGCGGCCGAGATGCGCGAGCACCTCGACGACGGCCAGTTCCCCGAAGGCAGCATGGGTCCGAAAGTCGCGGCCGCCTGCGAGTTCGTCGAAGGTGACTCGGAGCGCGAGCGCCGCGCGGTCATCGCGTCGCTCGACAACGCGGTCGACGCGCTCGAATCCGGCGACGGCACCACCGTCGTCGAGTAG
- a CDS encoding LLM class flavin-dependent oxidoreductase → MSSDSDRVGLYLQDKHSIRENMEIAQYAEEQNFDEIWQAESRLARDAVTPMAAYAAVTDEIKIGSGVINNWTRNTALIAQTMSTLEELAGPDRIMCGVGAWWDPLAEKVGIDRSGALRAMRECVEVTQDLLDMENVTYDGEFVDMRDVELDIVHGDSGPRTVPVYVGGTGFKMLELTGHFADGALMNYLVSPEYNEKALDALETGAERGGRSLDDIDRPQLVVCSMDHDEDKALDNARELITQYLGQQPHIMQASGVSQDLIDEVGDAIGGWPADEEDIQKGMEYIPDDVVRKLSASGTPEQCREKVRQYTESGCQCPVLYPLGDDVKLMIDEFADGYR, encoded by the coding sequence ATGAGCAGCGACTCAGACAGAGTGGGCCTGTACCTACAGGACAAACACTCGATCCGCGAGAACATGGAGATCGCACAGTACGCCGAAGAACAGAACTTCGACGAGATCTGGCAGGCCGAATCCCGCCTCGCGCGCGATGCCGTCACGCCGATGGCGGCCTACGCTGCGGTCACCGACGAGATCAAGATCGGCTCCGGGGTGATCAACAACTGGACACGCAACACCGCGTTGATCGCCCAGACGATGAGCACCCTGGAGGAGCTGGCAGGACCCGATCGGATCATGTGCGGGGTCGGCGCGTGGTGGGACCCGCTGGCGGAGAAGGTAGGGATCGATCGCAGCGGCGCGCTGCGGGCGATGCGCGAGTGCGTCGAGGTCACCCAGGACCTCCTCGACATGGAGAACGTGACCTACGACGGCGAGTTCGTGGACATGCGTGACGTCGAACTCGACATCGTCCACGGCGACTCCGGACCGCGGACGGTGCCGGTGTACGTCGGCGGCACAGGCTTCAAAATGCTCGAACTCACCGGTCACTTCGCCGACGGCGCGCTCATGAACTACCTCGTCAGCCCCGAGTACAACGAGAAGGCGCTCGACGCGCTCGAAACCGGCGCGGAGCGCGGCGGGCGCTCGCTCGACGACATCGATCGGCCCCAGCTCGTGGTCTGTTCGATGGACCACGACGAGGACAAAGCGCTCGACAACGCGCGCGAACTCATCACCCAGTACCTCGGCCAGCAGCCCCACATCATGCAGGCCTCGGGCGTCTCTCAGGACCTCATCGACGAGGTCGGCGACGCGATCGGTGGGTGGCCCGCCGACGAGGAGGACATCCAGAAGGGGATGGAGTACATCCCGGACGACGTGGTCCGCAAGCTCTCGGCCAGCGGCACGCCCGAGCAGTGCCGCGAGAAGGTGCGCCAGTACACCGAGTCCGGGTGTCAGTGTCCGGTGCTCTACCCGCTCGGCGACGACGTCAAGCTCATGATCGACGAGTTCGCCGACGGCTACCGCTGA
- a CDS encoding YgeY family selenium metabolism-linked hydrolase has protein sequence MSVESAQPAIQEWVSDHRKDCIEFLQDLIAIPSATTVGEDEEEIAKRIQAEMEELNYDEVFLDDLGNVHGVIEGENEGAVMLNSHIDTVGYGDRDAWEHDPYAGEIEDGTLYGLGASDMLCAMAAQVYGGGALAALDVTPKHDVYVTGELMEEVSEGHAMEFVDEELDIDLKRVVIGEASEMNVKRGHRGRCELKIELEGASCHASAPERGVNPLYHAASIVDRIEELNEETADHEFLGAGTVAATNLEVDTPSNNAVPAAATVYVDRRLTLGENEQTAHTELEDAVDAAVDEYGDDVEATIETLNFDTPSWTGYEMESKKYYPTWLLDEDHPLVQDTYEVVDSVLDSEVEITKWTFSTSGNYTMGVAEIPTIGFGPSWEEYAHTARDQVEVDDVIDACAVNAALGREL, from the coding sequence ATGAGCGTCGAAAGCGCACAGCCCGCCATCCAGGAGTGGGTATCGGACCATCGCAAGGACTGCATCGAATTCCTTCAGGACCTGATTGCGATCCCGTCGGCCACCACCGTGGGCGAGGATGAGGAAGAGATCGCCAAACGAATTCAGGCCGAAATGGAGGAGCTAAACTACGACGAGGTCTTCCTCGACGACCTCGGCAACGTCCACGGCGTCATCGAGGGCGAGAACGAGGGCGCGGTCATGCTCAACTCCCACATCGACACGGTGGGCTACGGCGACCGCGACGCGTGGGAACACGATCCCTACGCCGGCGAGATCGAGGACGGCACGCTGTACGGCCTCGGCGCAAGCGACATGTTGTGTGCGATGGCCGCTCAGGTCTACGGCGGCGGCGCGCTCGCCGCGCTCGACGTCACTCCCAAGCACGACGTCTACGTCACCGGCGAGCTGATGGAGGAAGTGAGTGAAGGCCACGCGATGGAGTTCGTCGACGAGGAGCTCGATATCGATCTCAAGCGAGTGGTGATCGGCGAGGCCAGCGAGATGAACGTCAAGCGCGGCCATCGCGGACGCTGCGAGCTCAAGATCGAGCTCGAAGGCGCATCGTGTCACGCGAGCGCCCCCGAGCGCGGCGTCAACCCGCTGTACCACGCCGCGTCGATCGTCGACCGCATCGAGGAGTTGAACGAGGAGACCGCGGATCACGAGTTCCTCGGGGCGGGCACCGTCGCCGCGACGAACCTTGAGGTCGACACGCCCTCGAACAACGCCGTCCCGGCGGCCGCGACGGTCTATGTCGACCGCCGGCTCACTCTCGGCGAGAACGAACAGACCGCCCACACCGAGCTCGAAGACGCCGTGGACGCCGCTGTCGACGAGTACGGCGACGACGTCGAGGCGACCATCGAGACCCTGAACTTCGACACGCCGTCGTGGACGGGCTACGAGATGGAGTCGAAGAAGTACTACCCGACGTGGCTGCTCGACGAGGACCACCCGCTCGTCCAGGACACCTACGAGGTCGTCGACAGCGTGCTCGATTCCGAGGTGGAGATCACCAAGTGGACGTTCTCGACCAGCGGGAACTACACCATGGGCGTCGCCGAGATCCCCACCATCGGGTTCGGCCCCTCGTGGGAGGAGTACGCCCACACCGCCCGGGACCAGGTCGAGGTCGACGACGTCATCGACGCGTGTGCGGTCAACGCCGCGCTCGGCCGCGAGCTCTGA
- a CDS encoding ornithine carbamoyltransferase yields the protein MQTDLRGKDMITTQEWSKDELTTVLDVADQLKAEFAQGDWSHYDALTGHSLFELFYNTSTRTRNSFEAGINQLGGYPHIMSPDQLQLEHGESAKETAKILSQYGHALAVRVLGGAVDFEYPRGTEIMRSYQEGADIPVYNMQCDTYHPCQTLADLQTVREHKGAIEDQNFVISYAYAPEVRRPVSVPHSSVLGFTKMGANVTLAHPKDIDLDPEIVDQAEDNAETANVDFTIENDMERAFRDADVVYPKHWVSYKVGERGTDAEKEIHDQHTDWICDEAMMRNANPDANYMHCLPAKRGFEATDAVMDGPQSVIYDQAGNRMHAQKALMALTMGGRGW from the coding sequence ATGCAAACTGATCTCCGCGGTAAGGACATGATCACGACCCAGGAGTGGTCGAAGGACGAGCTCACCACCGTCCTCGATGTCGCAGACCAACTGAAAGCCGAGTTCGCCCAGGGCGACTGGAGCCACTACGACGCGCTCACCGGGCACTCGCTGTTCGAGCTGTTCTACAACACCTCGACCCGCACTCGCAACTCCTTCGAGGCGGGCATCAACCAGCTCGGCGGCTACCCCCACATCATGTCGCCGGACCAGCTCCAGCTCGAACACGGCGAATCCGCCAAGGAAACCGCGAAAATCCTCTCGCAGTACGGCCACGCGCTCGCAGTGCGCGTGCTCGGCGGCGCGGTCGACTTCGAGTACCCCCGGGGGACCGAAATCATGCGCTCGTATCAGGAAGGGGCCGATATTCCTGTCTACAACATGCAGTGTGACACCTATCACCCCTGTCAGACGCTCGCCGACCTCCAGACGGTGCGCGAGCACAAGGGTGCGATCGAGGACCAGAACTTCGTGATCTCGTACGCCTACGCGCCCGAGGTCCGGCGACCGGTCAGCGTCCCTCACTCGTCGGTTCTCGGGTTCACGAAGATGGGTGCGAACGTCACGCTCGCCCACCCCAAGGACATCGATCTCGACCCGGAAATCGTCGATCAGGCGGAGGACAACGCCGAGACGGCGAACGTCGACTTCACGATAGAGAACGACATGGAGCGGGCGTTCCGCGACGCCGACGTGGTCTACCCGAAACACTGGGTTTCGTACAAGGTCGGCGAGCGCGGCACCGACGCCGAAAAGGAGATCCACGACCAGCACACCGACTGGATCTGCGACGAGGCAATGATGCGCAACGCGAACCCCGACGCGAACTACATGCACTGCCTGCCCGCGAAGCGCGGCTTCGAGGCAACCGACGCGGTGATGGACGGTCCCCAGAGCGTGATCTACGACCAGGCCGGCAACCGGATGCACGCCCAGAAGGCGCTGATGGCGCTCACGATGGGCGGGCGCGGCTGGTAA